The following proteins are co-located in the Malus sylvestris chromosome 13, drMalSylv7.2, whole genome shotgun sequence genome:
- the LOC126596267 gene encoding cryptochrome-1-like isoform X2: MSGNKTIVWFRRDLRIEDNPALAAAARDGSVFPVYIWCPKEEEQFYPGRVSRWWLKQSLAHLDQSLKSLGAELVLIKTQSTLAALIECIQAIGATKVVFNHLYDPVSLVGDHNIKGKLVELGISVQSFNADLLYEPWEVYAGKGQAYTTFEVYWDKCLHIQRELVTRLPPWKLISATVIGTVAKCSLEELGLENETEKSSNALLRRAWSPGWSNADKALSEFFELHLLDYSNNRMKVGQNSTSLLSPYLHFGELSIRKVFQSARMKQILWAKEGNSTGEESVTLFLRAIGLREYSRYLCFNFPFTHERPLLSNLKFFPWQADQANFKAWRQGRTGYPLVDAGMRELWATGWIHNRIRVIVSSFAVKVLLLPWRWGMKYFWDTLIDADLESDILGWQYISGSLPDGHELERLDSPEVQGSKFDPEGEYVRHWLPELSRLPTEWIHHPWDAPDSVLKVSGVEFGFNYPKPIIEIDLARERLTSAIFKMWEMEAAAKAASSNGTDEVVVDNSISEDLPIPKVILKKTSPCPTYSSNDQKVPTCQNSKNNQFIRKRSKFMQDESPLPDNPHNPNEAGPSRTNEDTSSTAESSISKKQTTSRNSFSVPQSCSSSEGNPFMGCESSEMKQSWQEQSDMEQSSSKNGTIRDANLGAVEDEHL, encoded by the exons ATGAGTGGCAATAAGACTATAGTTTGGTTTAGGAGGGACCTGAGGATTGAGGACAATCCTGCCTTAGCTGCTGCTGCTAGGGATGGTAGTGTTTTTCCTGTTTATATTTGGTGCCCCAAAGAGGAAGAGCAATTTTACCCAGGTCGAGTATCACGGTGGTGGCTGAAGCAGTCTCTTGCTCATTTGGACCAATCCCTGAAATCCCTTGGGGCAGAACTTGTTCTTATCAAAACTCAGAGTACTCTGGCTGCTCTCATCGAGTGCATTCAAGCCATTGGAGCTACCAAAGTAGTTTTCAACCATCTTTATG atcCCGTTTCACTTGTTGGTGATCACAACATCAAAGGAAAGCTGGTGGAGCTAGGCATTTCTGTGCAAAGCTTCAATGCAGATCTGTTGTATGAGCCATGGGAAGTATATGCTGGAAAAGGACAAGCTTATACAACTTTCGAGGTGTACTGGGATAAGTGCTTACACATACAACGGGAACTTGTGACACGTCTTCCTCCATGGAAATTGATTTCGGCAACAG TGATAGGAACTGTAGCAAAATGTTCACTCGAGGAACTGGGTCTCGAAAATGAAACGGAAAAGTCTAGCAATGCCCTCCTAAGAAGAGCATGGTCTCCTGGTTGGAGCAATGCTGACAAGGCACTAAGTGAATTTTTCGAGTTGCACCTGCTTGACTACTCAAACAACAGGATGAAGGTTGGACAAAACTCCACATCACTTTTGTCCCCATATCTTCACTTCGGAGAACTGAGCATTAGGAAAGTTTTCCAATCAGCTCGAATGAAGCAGATACTGTGGGCAAAAGAAGGGAACTCTACTGGGGAAGAGAGTGTGACACTTTTTCTGAGGGCCATTGGGCTTAGAGAATACTCACGGTATCTATGTTTTAACTTCCCGTTCACTCATGAGAGACCACTGCTGAGCAACTTGAAGTTTTTTCCATGGCAAGCTGACCAAGCCAATTTTAAGGCTTGGAGACAAGGTCGGACCGGTTACCCTTTGGTTGATGCAGGAATGAGAGAGCTATGGGCAACTGGGTGGATACACAACAGGATAAGAGTGATCGTTTCAAGTTTTGCTGTGAAAGTGTTGCTTCTTCCTTGGAGATGGGGAATGAAGTATTTCTGGGATACGCTTATAGATGCCGATTTGGAAAGCGATATCCTTGGTTGGCAGTATATCTCTGGGAGTTTACCAGATGGCCATGAGCTTGAGCGTTTGGACAGTCCAGAG GTTCAGGGCTCAAAATTTGACCCAGAGGGTGAATATGTAAGGCATTGGCTGCCTGAGTTATCACGTTTGCCAACCGAGTGGATCCACCATCCTTGGGATGCACCTGATTCTGTGCTTAAAGTTTCAGGTGTAGAGTTTGGGTTTAACTATCCAAAACCTATCATTGAGATAGATTTGGCTAGAGAACGCTTGACGAGCGCCATATTCAAGATGTGGGAAATGGAAGCAGCAGCAAAGGCTGCAAGCTCAAACGGCACAGATGAAGTTGTTGTTGACAACTCCATCAGTGAAGATTTGCCCATCCCAAAGGTGATATTAAAGAAAACCTCTCCTTGCCCTACATACTCCTCTAATGATCAGAAGGTACCAACATGTCAAAATTCCAAGAATAATCAGTTTATTAGGAAGAGATCAAAATTTATGCAAGACGAAAGCCCACTCCCAGATAATCCGCACAATCCTAACGAAGCTGGGCCCTCGAGAACAAATGAAGACACGAGCTCTACTGCTGAATCTTCAATCTCTAAGAAGCAGACAACTAGCAGAAATTCATTTTCGGTTCCACAGTCATGTTCATCATCAGAAGGCAACCCCTTTATGGGGTGTGAATCTTCTGAGATGAAGCAGTCATGGCAAGAACAAAGTGATATGGAGCAGAGTTCAAGCAAAAATG GAACAATTAGAGATGCAAATTTAG GAGCCGTGGAAGATGAACACCTCTGA
- the LOC126596267 gene encoding cryptochrome-1-like isoform X3: MSGNKTIVWFRRDLRIEDNPALAAAARDGSVFPVYIWCPKEEEQFYPGRVSRWWLKQSLAHLDQSLKSLGAELVLIKTQSTLAALIECIQAIGATKVVFNHLYDPVSLVGDHNIKGKLVELGISVQSFNADLLYEPWEVYAGKGQAYTTFEVYWDKCLHIQRELVTRLPPWKLISATGTVAKCSLEELGLENETEKSSNALLRRAWSPGWSNADKALSEFFELHLLDYSNNRMKVGQNSTSLLSPYLHFGELSIRKVFQSARMKQILWAKEGNSTGEESVTLFLRAIGLREYSRYLCFNFPFTHERPLLSNLKFFPWQADQANFKAWRQGRTGYPLVDAGMRELWATGWIHNRIRVIVSSFAVKVLLLPWRWGMKYFWDTLIDADLESDILGWQYISGSLPDGHELERLDSPEVQGSKFDPEGEYVRHWLPELSRLPTEWIHHPWDAPDSVLKVSGVEFGFNYPKPIIEIDLARERLTSAIFKMWEMEAAAKAASSNGTDEVVVDNSISEDLPIPKVILKKTSPCPTYSSNDQKVPTCQNSKNNQFIRKRSKFMQDESPLPDNPHNPNEAGPSRTNEDTSSTAESSISKKQTTSRNSFSVPQSCSSSEGNPFMGCESSEMKQSWQEQSDMEQSSSKNGTIRDANLGAVEDEHL; encoded by the exons ATGAGTGGCAATAAGACTATAGTTTGGTTTAGGAGGGACCTGAGGATTGAGGACAATCCTGCCTTAGCTGCTGCTGCTAGGGATGGTAGTGTTTTTCCTGTTTATATTTGGTGCCCCAAAGAGGAAGAGCAATTTTACCCAGGTCGAGTATCACGGTGGTGGCTGAAGCAGTCTCTTGCTCATTTGGACCAATCCCTGAAATCCCTTGGGGCAGAACTTGTTCTTATCAAAACTCAGAGTACTCTGGCTGCTCTCATCGAGTGCATTCAAGCCATTGGAGCTACCAAAGTAGTTTTCAACCATCTTTATG atcCCGTTTCACTTGTTGGTGATCACAACATCAAAGGAAAGCTGGTGGAGCTAGGCATTTCTGTGCAAAGCTTCAATGCAGATCTGTTGTATGAGCCATGGGAAGTATATGCTGGAAAAGGACAAGCTTATACAACTTTCGAGGTGTACTGGGATAAGTGCTTACACATACAACGGGAACTTGTGACACGTCTTCCTCCATGGAAATTGATTTCGGCAACAG GAACTGTAGCAAAATGTTCACTCGAGGAACTGGGTCTCGAAAATGAAACGGAAAAGTCTAGCAATGCCCTCCTAAGAAGAGCATGGTCTCCTGGTTGGAGCAATGCTGACAAGGCACTAAGTGAATTTTTCGAGTTGCACCTGCTTGACTACTCAAACAACAGGATGAAGGTTGGACAAAACTCCACATCACTTTTGTCCCCATATCTTCACTTCGGAGAACTGAGCATTAGGAAAGTTTTCCAATCAGCTCGAATGAAGCAGATACTGTGGGCAAAAGAAGGGAACTCTACTGGGGAAGAGAGTGTGACACTTTTTCTGAGGGCCATTGGGCTTAGAGAATACTCACGGTATCTATGTTTTAACTTCCCGTTCACTCATGAGAGACCACTGCTGAGCAACTTGAAGTTTTTTCCATGGCAAGCTGACCAAGCCAATTTTAAGGCTTGGAGACAAGGTCGGACCGGTTACCCTTTGGTTGATGCAGGAATGAGAGAGCTATGGGCAACTGGGTGGATACACAACAGGATAAGAGTGATCGTTTCAAGTTTTGCTGTGAAAGTGTTGCTTCTTCCTTGGAGATGGGGAATGAAGTATTTCTGGGATACGCTTATAGATGCCGATTTGGAAAGCGATATCCTTGGTTGGCAGTATATCTCTGGGAGTTTACCAGATGGCCATGAGCTTGAGCGTTTGGACAGTCCAGAG GTTCAGGGCTCAAAATTTGACCCAGAGGGTGAATATGTAAGGCATTGGCTGCCTGAGTTATCACGTTTGCCAACCGAGTGGATCCACCATCCTTGGGATGCACCTGATTCTGTGCTTAAAGTTTCAGGTGTAGAGTTTGGGTTTAACTATCCAAAACCTATCATTGAGATAGATTTGGCTAGAGAACGCTTGACGAGCGCCATATTCAAGATGTGGGAAATGGAAGCAGCAGCAAAGGCTGCAAGCTCAAACGGCACAGATGAAGTTGTTGTTGACAACTCCATCAGTGAAGATTTGCCCATCCCAAAGGTGATATTAAAGAAAACCTCTCCTTGCCCTACATACTCCTCTAATGATCAGAAGGTACCAACATGTCAAAATTCCAAGAATAATCAGTTTATTAGGAAGAGATCAAAATTTATGCAAGACGAAAGCCCACTCCCAGATAATCCGCACAATCCTAACGAAGCTGGGCCCTCGAGAACAAATGAAGACACGAGCTCTACTGCTGAATCTTCAATCTCTAAGAAGCAGACAACTAGCAGAAATTCATTTTCGGTTCCACAGTCATGTTCATCATCAGAAGGCAACCCCTTTATGGGGTGTGAATCTTCTGAGATGAAGCAGTCATGGCAAGAACAAAGTGATATGGAGCAGAGTTCAAGCAAAAATG GAACAATTAGAGATGCAAATTTAG GAGCCGTGGAAGATGAACACCTCTGA
- the LOC126596267 gene encoding cryptochrome-1-like isoform X4, which translates to MSGNKTIVWFRRDLRIEDNPALAAAARDGSVFPVYIWCPKEEEQFYPGRVSRWWLKQSLAHLDQSLKSLGAELVLIKTQSTLAALIECIQAIGATKVVFNHLYDPVSLVGDHNIKGKLVELGISVQSFNADLLYEPWEVYAGKGQAYTTFEVYWDKCLHIQRELVTRLPPWKLISATVIGTVAKCSLEELGLENETEKSSNALLRRAWSPGWSNADKALSEFFELHLLDYSNNRMKVGQNSTSLLSPYLHFGELSIRKVFQSARMKQILWAKEGNSTGEESVTLFLRAIGLREYSRYLCFNFPFTHERPLLSNLKFFPWQADQANFKAWRQGRTGYPLVDAGMRELWATGWIHNRIRVIVSSFAVKVLLLPWRWGMKYFWDTLIDADLESDILGWQYISGSLPDGHELERLDSPEVQGSKFDPEGEYVRHWLPELSRLPTEWIHHPWDAPDSVLKVSGVEFGFNYPKPIIEIDLARERLTSAIFKMWEMEAAAKAASSNGTDEVVVDNSISEDLPIPKVILKKTSPCPTYSSNDQKVPTCQNSKNNQFIRKRSKFMQDESPLPDNPHNPNEAGPSRTNEDTSSTAESSISKKQTTSRNSFSVPQSCSSSEGNPFMGCESSEMKQSWQEQSDMEQSSSKNGAVEDEHL; encoded by the exons ATGAGTGGCAATAAGACTATAGTTTGGTTTAGGAGGGACCTGAGGATTGAGGACAATCCTGCCTTAGCTGCTGCTGCTAGGGATGGTAGTGTTTTTCCTGTTTATATTTGGTGCCCCAAAGAGGAAGAGCAATTTTACCCAGGTCGAGTATCACGGTGGTGGCTGAAGCAGTCTCTTGCTCATTTGGACCAATCCCTGAAATCCCTTGGGGCAGAACTTGTTCTTATCAAAACTCAGAGTACTCTGGCTGCTCTCATCGAGTGCATTCAAGCCATTGGAGCTACCAAAGTAGTTTTCAACCATCTTTATG atcCCGTTTCACTTGTTGGTGATCACAACATCAAAGGAAAGCTGGTGGAGCTAGGCATTTCTGTGCAAAGCTTCAATGCAGATCTGTTGTATGAGCCATGGGAAGTATATGCTGGAAAAGGACAAGCTTATACAACTTTCGAGGTGTACTGGGATAAGTGCTTACACATACAACGGGAACTTGTGACACGTCTTCCTCCATGGAAATTGATTTCGGCAACAG TGATAGGAACTGTAGCAAAATGTTCACTCGAGGAACTGGGTCTCGAAAATGAAACGGAAAAGTCTAGCAATGCCCTCCTAAGAAGAGCATGGTCTCCTGGTTGGAGCAATGCTGACAAGGCACTAAGTGAATTTTTCGAGTTGCACCTGCTTGACTACTCAAACAACAGGATGAAGGTTGGACAAAACTCCACATCACTTTTGTCCCCATATCTTCACTTCGGAGAACTGAGCATTAGGAAAGTTTTCCAATCAGCTCGAATGAAGCAGATACTGTGGGCAAAAGAAGGGAACTCTACTGGGGAAGAGAGTGTGACACTTTTTCTGAGGGCCATTGGGCTTAGAGAATACTCACGGTATCTATGTTTTAACTTCCCGTTCACTCATGAGAGACCACTGCTGAGCAACTTGAAGTTTTTTCCATGGCAAGCTGACCAAGCCAATTTTAAGGCTTGGAGACAAGGTCGGACCGGTTACCCTTTGGTTGATGCAGGAATGAGAGAGCTATGGGCAACTGGGTGGATACACAACAGGATAAGAGTGATCGTTTCAAGTTTTGCTGTGAAAGTGTTGCTTCTTCCTTGGAGATGGGGAATGAAGTATTTCTGGGATACGCTTATAGATGCCGATTTGGAAAGCGATATCCTTGGTTGGCAGTATATCTCTGGGAGTTTACCAGATGGCCATGAGCTTGAGCGTTTGGACAGTCCAGAG GTTCAGGGCTCAAAATTTGACCCAGAGGGTGAATATGTAAGGCATTGGCTGCCTGAGTTATCACGTTTGCCAACCGAGTGGATCCACCATCCTTGGGATGCACCTGATTCTGTGCTTAAAGTTTCAGGTGTAGAGTTTGGGTTTAACTATCCAAAACCTATCATTGAGATAGATTTGGCTAGAGAACGCTTGACGAGCGCCATATTCAAGATGTGGGAAATGGAAGCAGCAGCAAAGGCTGCAAGCTCAAACGGCACAGATGAAGTTGTTGTTGACAACTCCATCAGTGAAGATTTGCCCATCCCAAAGGTGATATTAAAGAAAACCTCTCCTTGCCCTACATACTCCTCTAATGATCAGAAGGTACCAACATGTCAAAATTCCAAGAATAATCAGTTTATTAGGAAGAGATCAAAATTTATGCAAGACGAAAGCCCACTCCCAGATAATCCGCACAATCCTAACGAAGCTGGGCCCTCGAGAACAAATGAAGACACGAGCTCTACTGCTGAATCTTCAATCTCTAAGAAGCAGACAACTAGCAGAAATTCATTTTCGGTTCCACAGTCATGTTCATCATCAGAAGGCAACCCCTTTATGGGGTGTGAATCTTCTGAGATGAAGCAGTCATGGCAAGAACAAAGTGATATGGAGCAGAGTTCAAGCAAAAATG GAGCCGTGGAAGATGAACACCTCTGA
- the LOC126596267 gene encoding cryptochrome-1-like isoform X5 gives MSGNKTIVWFRRDLRIEDNPALAAAARDGSVFPVYIWCPKEEEQFYPGRVSRWWLKQSLAHLDQSLKSLGAELVLIKTQSTLAALIECIQAIGATKVVFNHLYDPVSLVGDHNIKGKLVELGISVQSFNADLLYEPWEVYAGKGQAYTTFEVYWDKCLHIQRELVTRLPPWKLISATGTVAKCSLEELGLENETEKSSNALLRRAWSPGWSNADKALSEFFELHLLDYSNNRMKVGQNSTSLLSPYLHFGELSIRKVFQSARMKQILWAKEGNSTGEESVTLFLRAIGLREYSRYLCFNFPFTHERPLLSNLKFFPWQADQANFKAWRQGRTGYPLVDAGMRELWATGWIHNRIRVIVSSFAVKVLLLPWRWGMKYFWDTLIDADLESDILGWQYISGSLPDGHELERLDSPEVQGSKFDPEGEYVRHWLPELSRLPTEWIHHPWDAPDSVLKVSGVEFGFNYPKPIIEIDLARERLTSAIFKMWEMEAAAKAASSNGTDEVVVDNSISEDLPIPKVILKKTSPCPTYSSNDQKVPTCQNSKNNQFIRKRSKFMQDESPLPDNPHNPNEAGPSRTNEDTSSTAESSISKKQTTSRNSFSVPQSCSSSEGNPFMGCESSEMKQSWQEQSDMEQSSSKNGAVEDEHL, from the exons ATGAGTGGCAATAAGACTATAGTTTGGTTTAGGAGGGACCTGAGGATTGAGGACAATCCTGCCTTAGCTGCTGCTGCTAGGGATGGTAGTGTTTTTCCTGTTTATATTTGGTGCCCCAAAGAGGAAGAGCAATTTTACCCAGGTCGAGTATCACGGTGGTGGCTGAAGCAGTCTCTTGCTCATTTGGACCAATCCCTGAAATCCCTTGGGGCAGAACTTGTTCTTATCAAAACTCAGAGTACTCTGGCTGCTCTCATCGAGTGCATTCAAGCCATTGGAGCTACCAAAGTAGTTTTCAACCATCTTTATG atcCCGTTTCACTTGTTGGTGATCACAACATCAAAGGAAAGCTGGTGGAGCTAGGCATTTCTGTGCAAAGCTTCAATGCAGATCTGTTGTATGAGCCATGGGAAGTATATGCTGGAAAAGGACAAGCTTATACAACTTTCGAGGTGTACTGGGATAAGTGCTTACACATACAACGGGAACTTGTGACACGTCTTCCTCCATGGAAATTGATTTCGGCAACAG GAACTGTAGCAAAATGTTCACTCGAGGAACTGGGTCTCGAAAATGAAACGGAAAAGTCTAGCAATGCCCTCCTAAGAAGAGCATGGTCTCCTGGTTGGAGCAATGCTGACAAGGCACTAAGTGAATTTTTCGAGTTGCACCTGCTTGACTACTCAAACAACAGGATGAAGGTTGGACAAAACTCCACATCACTTTTGTCCCCATATCTTCACTTCGGAGAACTGAGCATTAGGAAAGTTTTCCAATCAGCTCGAATGAAGCAGATACTGTGGGCAAAAGAAGGGAACTCTACTGGGGAAGAGAGTGTGACACTTTTTCTGAGGGCCATTGGGCTTAGAGAATACTCACGGTATCTATGTTTTAACTTCCCGTTCACTCATGAGAGACCACTGCTGAGCAACTTGAAGTTTTTTCCATGGCAAGCTGACCAAGCCAATTTTAAGGCTTGGAGACAAGGTCGGACCGGTTACCCTTTGGTTGATGCAGGAATGAGAGAGCTATGGGCAACTGGGTGGATACACAACAGGATAAGAGTGATCGTTTCAAGTTTTGCTGTGAAAGTGTTGCTTCTTCCTTGGAGATGGGGAATGAAGTATTTCTGGGATACGCTTATAGATGCCGATTTGGAAAGCGATATCCTTGGTTGGCAGTATATCTCTGGGAGTTTACCAGATGGCCATGAGCTTGAGCGTTTGGACAGTCCAGAG GTTCAGGGCTCAAAATTTGACCCAGAGGGTGAATATGTAAGGCATTGGCTGCCTGAGTTATCACGTTTGCCAACCGAGTGGATCCACCATCCTTGGGATGCACCTGATTCTGTGCTTAAAGTTTCAGGTGTAGAGTTTGGGTTTAACTATCCAAAACCTATCATTGAGATAGATTTGGCTAGAGAACGCTTGACGAGCGCCATATTCAAGATGTGGGAAATGGAAGCAGCAGCAAAGGCTGCAAGCTCAAACGGCACAGATGAAGTTGTTGTTGACAACTCCATCAGTGAAGATTTGCCCATCCCAAAGGTGATATTAAAGAAAACCTCTCCTTGCCCTACATACTCCTCTAATGATCAGAAGGTACCAACATGTCAAAATTCCAAGAATAATCAGTTTATTAGGAAGAGATCAAAATTTATGCAAGACGAAAGCCCACTCCCAGATAATCCGCACAATCCTAACGAAGCTGGGCCCTCGAGAACAAATGAAGACACGAGCTCTACTGCTGAATCTTCAATCTCTAAGAAGCAGACAACTAGCAGAAATTCATTTTCGGTTCCACAGTCATGTTCATCATCAGAAGGCAACCCCTTTATGGGGTGTGAATCTTCTGAGATGAAGCAGTCATGGCAAGAACAAAGTGATATGGAGCAGAGTTCAAGCAAAAATG GAGCCGTGGAAGATGAACACCTCTGA
- the LOC126596267 gene encoding cryptochrome-1-like isoform X1, which yields MSGNKTIVWFRRDLRIEDNPALAAAARDGSVFPVYIWCPKEEEQFYPGRVSRWWLKQSLAHLDQSLKSLGAELVLIKTQSTLAALIECIQAIGATKVVFNHLYDPVSLVGDHNIKGKLVELGISVQSFNADLLYEPWEVYAGKGQAYTTFEVYWDKCLHIQRELVTRLPPWKLISATVIGTVAKCSLEELGLENETEKSSNALLRRAWSPGWSNADKALSEFFELHLLDYSNNRMKVGQNSTSLLSPYLHFGELSIRKVFQSARMKQILWAKEGNSTGEESVTLFLRAIGLREYSRYLCFNFPFTHERPLLSNLKFFPWQADQANFKAWRQGRTGYPLVDAGMRELWATGWIHNRIRVIVSSFAVKVLLLPWRWGMKYFWDTLIDADLESDILGWQYISGSLPDGHELERLDSPEVQGSKFDPEGEYVRHWLPELSRLPTEWIHHPWDAPDSVLKVSGVEFGFNYPKPIIEIDLARERLTSAIFKMWEMEAAAKAASSNGTDEVVVDNSISEDLPIPKVILKKTSPCPTYSSNDQKVPTCQNSKNNQFIRKRSKFMQDESPLPDNPHNPNEAGPSRTNEDTSSTAESSISKKQTTSRNSFSVPQSCSSSEGNPFMGCESSEMKQSWQEQSDMEQSSSKNGTIRDANLGMYLAGLFGGREGMTDDSI from the exons ATGAGTGGCAATAAGACTATAGTTTGGTTTAGGAGGGACCTGAGGATTGAGGACAATCCTGCCTTAGCTGCTGCTGCTAGGGATGGTAGTGTTTTTCCTGTTTATATTTGGTGCCCCAAAGAGGAAGAGCAATTTTACCCAGGTCGAGTATCACGGTGGTGGCTGAAGCAGTCTCTTGCTCATTTGGACCAATCCCTGAAATCCCTTGGGGCAGAACTTGTTCTTATCAAAACTCAGAGTACTCTGGCTGCTCTCATCGAGTGCATTCAAGCCATTGGAGCTACCAAAGTAGTTTTCAACCATCTTTATG atcCCGTTTCACTTGTTGGTGATCACAACATCAAAGGAAAGCTGGTGGAGCTAGGCATTTCTGTGCAAAGCTTCAATGCAGATCTGTTGTATGAGCCATGGGAAGTATATGCTGGAAAAGGACAAGCTTATACAACTTTCGAGGTGTACTGGGATAAGTGCTTACACATACAACGGGAACTTGTGACACGTCTTCCTCCATGGAAATTGATTTCGGCAACAG TGATAGGAACTGTAGCAAAATGTTCACTCGAGGAACTGGGTCTCGAAAATGAAACGGAAAAGTCTAGCAATGCCCTCCTAAGAAGAGCATGGTCTCCTGGTTGGAGCAATGCTGACAAGGCACTAAGTGAATTTTTCGAGTTGCACCTGCTTGACTACTCAAACAACAGGATGAAGGTTGGACAAAACTCCACATCACTTTTGTCCCCATATCTTCACTTCGGAGAACTGAGCATTAGGAAAGTTTTCCAATCAGCTCGAATGAAGCAGATACTGTGGGCAAAAGAAGGGAACTCTACTGGGGAAGAGAGTGTGACACTTTTTCTGAGGGCCATTGGGCTTAGAGAATACTCACGGTATCTATGTTTTAACTTCCCGTTCACTCATGAGAGACCACTGCTGAGCAACTTGAAGTTTTTTCCATGGCAAGCTGACCAAGCCAATTTTAAGGCTTGGAGACAAGGTCGGACCGGTTACCCTTTGGTTGATGCAGGAATGAGAGAGCTATGGGCAACTGGGTGGATACACAACAGGATAAGAGTGATCGTTTCAAGTTTTGCTGTGAAAGTGTTGCTTCTTCCTTGGAGATGGGGAATGAAGTATTTCTGGGATACGCTTATAGATGCCGATTTGGAAAGCGATATCCTTGGTTGGCAGTATATCTCTGGGAGTTTACCAGATGGCCATGAGCTTGAGCGTTTGGACAGTCCAGAG GTTCAGGGCTCAAAATTTGACCCAGAGGGTGAATATGTAAGGCATTGGCTGCCTGAGTTATCACGTTTGCCAACCGAGTGGATCCACCATCCTTGGGATGCACCTGATTCTGTGCTTAAAGTTTCAGGTGTAGAGTTTGGGTTTAACTATCCAAAACCTATCATTGAGATAGATTTGGCTAGAGAACGCTTGACGAGCGCCATATTCAAGATGTGGGAAATGGAAGCAGCAGCAAAGGCTGCAAGCTCAAACGGCACAGATGAAGTTGTTGTTGACAACTCCATCAGTGAAGATTTGCCCATCCCAAAGGTGATATTAAAGAAAACCTCTCCTTGCCCTACATACTCCTCTAATGATCAGAAGGTACCAACATGTCAAAATTCCAAGAATAATCAGTTTATTAGGAAGAGATCAAAATTTATGCAAGACGAAAGCCCACTCCCAGATAATCCGCACAATCCTAACGAAGCTGGGCCCTCGAGAACAAATGAAGACACGAGCTCTACTGCTGAATCTTCAATCTCTAAGAAGCAGACAACTAGCAGAAATTCATTTTCGGTTCCACAGTCATGTTCATCATCAGAAGGCAACCCCTTTATGGGGTGTGAATCTTCTGAGATGAAGCAGTCATGGCAAGAACAAAGTGATATGGAGCAGAGTTCAAGCAAAAATG GAACAATTAGAGATGCAAATTTAGGTATGTATTTGGCCGGGTTGTTCGGGGGTAGGGAAGGGATGACAGATGACTCAATCTGA